A region of Dioscorea cayenensis subsp. rotundata cultivar TDr96_F1 chromosome 5, TDr96_F1_v2_PseudoChromosome.rev07_lg8_w22 25.fasta, whole genome shotgun sequence DNA encodes the following proteins:
- the LOC120260507 gene encoding thrombospondin type-1 domain-containing protein 4-like encodes MRSRVQSGWEMASRSQWPLLALALIALVFPFSALSSVDLVDHGCYWTESCQSKWFGGCGAGHVIADQSGDCKGLCREPTYAPCLPFHTYFHCCKPERPRATDRCSSCDNKIDFGDEYICCTDCSEPYLIDNKSKLGYCKTGAELAMQLKPQEIFKWIAGPWMKCSSPCDGGIRYRDVGCFGSMEDMSIKHYAVDDSRCSVEDMPARQESCNLMSCGDFSNNDLDDNEHSGMTKWLVAFFVLVGLVAVGGLGFAGYTYYQRKTSTPSGFVYIMLEGYS; translated from the exons ATGAGAAGCAGAGTTCAGAGCGGGTGGGAGATGGCTTCACGGTCGCAGTGGCCGCTCCTCGCCCTAGCCCTCATTGCGCTCGTCTTTCCCTTCTCTGCCTTGTCTTCTGTCGATCTCGTAGACCACG GATGCTATTGGACTGAATCCTGCCAAAGCAAATGGTTTGGAGGATGTGGTGCCGGTCATGTCATCGCTGATCAGTCAGGTGACTGCAAGGGCCTATGTCGAGAGCCAACTTATGCACCATGTCTTCCCTTTCATACATATTTCCATTGCTGCAAACCTG AAAGACCAAGAGCAACAGATAGATGTTCAAGTTGTGACAACAAAATTGACTTTGGTGATGAGTACATATGCTGCACAGATTGCTCTGAGCCTTACCTCATTGATAATAAAAGCAAACTGGGTTATTGTAAAACAGGTGCTGAATTGGCGATGCAGTTGAAACCCCAAG AAATTTTCAAGTGGATTGCTGGGCCATGGATGAAATGTTCATCTCCCTGCGATGGTGGAATTCGTTATAGAGATGTGGGCTGCTTTGGGAGCATGGAAGATATGTCCATCAAACATTATGCTGTAGATGATAGTCGGTGTTCTGTTGAAGATATG CCTGCCAGGCAAGAATCTTGCAATTTGATGAGTTGTGGAGACTTCAGCAATAATGATCTGGATGACAATGAGCATAGTGGAATGACCAAATGGCTTGttgctttctttgttcttgttgGGCTTGTTGCTGTTGGAGGGCTTGGGTTTGCAGGCTATACTTATTACCAAAG GAAAACATCTACACCGAGCGGATTTGTGTATATTATGCTGGAAGGATATTCTTGA
- the LOC120262110 gene encoding protein ANTI-SILENCING 1-like: protein MSQLVKHGNDDLSFRWGKKRGIGGENKDAQFYESFTFDNVEYCLYDCVYLFKKGENDAYIGKIVKIWEQSNHKKRVKILWFFRPCEIQNYLRVYSPLEKEIFLASGEGVGLTNINPLEAIAGKCHVVCTSVDKRNLQPSSTDVELADYIFYRVFDVGNYTISDVLADTVAGIEVKFLLNQRKDLKSASGSKVDANGIFNGQKDAFDDLHGHSKSASPKSLENRDNPATAIGSLPIDGGNEGNYDVEKPKHSTEDLANPTLSDERPSKKGRLIDEAFKSSGASQKDKVDSCLRKRKVEHGEKELKRAKLSHETLQKTSLACSAQNDEKADSQNLEVLQRPYADRSKWFKGFPWDLKIKKAHEVGTLVLLDNVDPSYTSSDIEDIIYNVFNLSCTAKVIPHSMFQDPNYGEAYVIFKARDMADMVVRKINSGCLMQENGRPLVCSKGLLKVPSKSSTSSFTGHLVIDKVRLQMQRDEMRKAVSTSHCSQPNTIEYEMALEWMLAQEKSAASLNLLNKVHHDEIRKVRRSLKA from the exons ATGTCTCAGTTGGTGAAACATGGTAACGATGATCTTTCATTTCGTTGGGGTAAGAAAAGAGGCATAGGTGGCGAAAATAAGGATGCTCAGTTTTATGAATCTTTCACTTTCGATAATGTCGAATATTGCTTGTATGATTGTGTATACCTTTTTAAGAAAGGGGAGAATGATGCTTACATTGGAAAAATTGTGAAAATCTGGGAGCAATCCAATCACAAGAAGAGAGTAAAGATTCTATGGTTTTTTCGTCCGtgtgaaattcaaaattatctGAGGGTTTATTCACCATTGGAGAAGGAAATATTCTTGGCCTCAGGTGAAGGTGTTGGCCTTACAAATATCAATCCATTG GAAGCTATAGCTGGCAAATGCCATGTGGTCTGCACATCAGTAGACAAGAGGAATCTGCAACCTTCCTCCACAGATGTGGAATTGGCTGATTATATCTTCTATCGCGTATTTGATGTTGGGAACTATACAATATCTGATGTACTGGCAGATACCGTAGCTGGAATTGAAG TGAAGTTTCTCCTGAACCAAAGGAAAGATTTGAAGTCAGCTTCTGGTTCAAAGGTTGATGCAAATGGGATCTTTAATGGTCAGAAAGATGCCTTTGATGATCTACATGGTCACTCCAAATCAGCTTCTCCGAAATCATTGGAAAATCGAGATAACCCTGCAACTGCAATTGGTTCATTACCGATAGATGGTGGAAATGAAG GCAATTATGACGTAGAGAAACCTAAACACTCTACTGAAGACCTGGCAAATCCAACTTTGTCTGATGAAAGGCCGTCTAAGAAAGGGAGACTGATTGATGAGGCATTTAAATCATCAGGTGCTTCGCAGAAAGATAAGGTTGACTCTTGTTTAAGGAAGCGAAAAGTAGAACATGGTGAGAAGGAGCTCAAAAGGGCCAAGCTTTCTCATGAGACCTTACAGAAGACCTCTCTTGCTTGCTCAGCACAAAATGATGAAAAAGCTGACTCTCAAAATTTGGAAGTGCTTCAAAGGCCTTATGCG GATAGGAGCAAATGGTTCAAGGGATTT CCTTGggacttaaaaattaaaaaagctcATGAGGTTGGAACACTTGTGCTCCTTGACAATGTTGATCCATCATATACATCATCAGATATAGAG GATATTATCTATAATGTCTTCAATCTAAGCTGCACTGCCAAGGTTATCCCACATTCCATGTTCCAAGATCCTAATTATG GTGAAGCCTATGTTATCTTCAAGGCAAGGGATATGGCAGACATGGTTGTTCGAAAGATCAATAGTGGGTGTCTGATGCAAGAGAATGGAAG ACCTCTCGTCTGCAGTAAAGGCCTTCTAAAGGTGCCATCAAAgtcatcaacatcttcattcACTGGTCATTTAGTAATTGACAAAGTTAGGCTCCAAATGCAACGGGATGAGATG AGGAAGGCTGTGTCAACATCACATTGCTCTCAGCCAAACACAATCGAATATGAAATGGCCTTGGAATGGATGCTTGCACAAGAGAAGTCAGCCGCGTCACTGAATCTATTGAACAAG GTGCATCATGATGAGATAAGAAAAGTTAGAAGGAGCTTAAAGGCGTAG
- the LOC120261585 gene encoding potassium channel AKT1-like translates to MVEGKRRVFNMRAMCGREMETELSRDGSHYSLSSGVLPSLGARSNRRVKLRKFIVSPYDRRYRAWETFLILLVIYSAWVSPFEFGFIEEPKGALAAADNVVNGFFAIDIILTFFVAYLDRTTYLLIDSPKQIAWRYTSSWFLLDIASTVPSEFARKILPSKLRNYGFFNMLRLWRLRRVSSLFARLEKDRNFNYFWVRCAKLVCVTLFAVHCAGCFYYLLAARYHDPQMTWIGASMPDFLERSLWIRYVTSMYWSITTLTTVGYGDLHAQNTREMIFDIVYMLFNLGLTAYLIGNMTNLVVHGTSRTRKFRDTIQAASSFAQRNQLPIRLQDQMLAHLCLKFRTDSEGLQQQETLDALPKAIRSSISHYLFYSLVLKVYLFKGVSNDLLFQLVSEMKAEYFPPREDVILQNEAPTDFYILVTGSVDFIDHKNGIEQVVHEARTGDLIGEIGVLCYRPQLFTIRTKKLCQLLRLNRTTFLSIVQSNVGDGTIIMNNLLQHLKDQKDPIMEGVLRETENMLARGRLDLPLTLCFAATRGDDLLLNQLLRRGLDPNESDNNGRTALHIASSKGSENCVLLLLDYGADPNSKDSDGSVPLWEAILGKHNAVMRLLIDNGANLSAGDIGLFACISAEQNSLELLKNIVRYGGNVTIPRKDSTTALHLAVCEGNVQVVKFLLEQGADIDWPDIDGWTPRTLADQQGHDEIKALFEAEKSSNNYDFPASNSSAVHHRLVGKFNSEPSIRHSYCDNTPQSGNFSAIKDNHLHKTNNFHNSLFGIMSAAHSNNDGAALSSMIPSRYANVTSVYHRNPARIAICCPERSDIATKLVLLPGSLKELLELGSKKFGVIPTKVLSKDKAEIDDINVIRDGDELLLVTDGWIMDDTMQCQYDVRTS, encoded by the exons ATGGTAGAAGGGAAGAGAAGGGTTTTCAATATGCGGGCGATGTGTGGACGTGAGATGGAGACGGAgctttctcgggatggaagccATTACAGCCTCTCCAGTGGGGTTTTGCCTTCTCTTGGCGCCAGAAGCAATCGCAGAGTCAAGCTCCGCAAGTTCATCGTTTCCCCTTATGATCGCCGCTACAG GGCGTGGGAGACTTTTCTGATTCTTTTGGTCATCTATTCTGCTTGGGTATCTCCATTTGAATTTGGGTTTATTGAGGAGCCAAAGGGAGCTCTTGCTGCTGCAGATAATGTTGTCAATGGATTCTTTGCAATTGATATTATCCTGACCTTCTTTGTGGCCTATCTGGATAGAACAACTTATCTTCTCATAGACAGCCCAAAACAGATTGCTTGGAGGTACACTAGTAGCTGGTTTCTTTTGGATATTGCCTCGACGGTTCCATCAGAGTTTGCTCGCAAGATTCTGCCTTCAAAACTCAGGAACTATGGATTCTTTAATATGCTCCGGCTTTGGCGTCTTCGAAGAGTCAGCTCACTCTTTGCTCG ATTAGAGAAAGACAGGAATTTTAACTACTTCTGGGTCAGATGCGCCAAACTTGTTTGT GTGACCTTATTTGCTGTTCACTGTGCTGGATGCTTCTATTATCTTCTCGCAGCGAGGTATCATGATCCTCAAATGACATGGATTGGAGCTTCCATGCCTGATTTTCTTGAGAGAAGCTTGTGGATTAGATATGTAACATCAATGTATTGGTCAATCACCACTCTTACAACTGTTGGCTATGGAGATTTGCATGCTCAAAATACAAGGGAGATGATTTTTGACATTGTCTACATGctctttaatcttggattgACGGCGTATTTGATCGGAAATATGACCAACTTGGTTGTTCACGGAACTAGCAGAACTAGGAAATTT AGGGACACGATTCAAGCTGCCTCAAGTTTTGCGCAAAGAAACCAACTCCCGATTCGGCTGCAAGATCAGATGCTAGCACACTTGTGTTTAAAGTTTAGGACAGACTCAGAGGGTCTTCAACAGCAAGAGACTCTTGATGCTCTTCCGAAAGCCATTAGGTCCAGCATCTCTCATTACCTGTTTTATTCTCTTGTGCTCAAGGTCTACTTGTTTAAGGGTGTATCAAATGATCTACTCTTCCAACTT gTGTCTGAGATGAAAGCCGAGTATTTTCCTCCGAGGGAAGATGTGATTTTGCAGAATGAAGCACCAACAGACTTCTATATTCTGGTGACAGGCAGTGTG GATTTTATTGATCACAAGAATGGAATTGAGCAG GTTGTTCATGAGGCGAGGACAGGTGACCTTATTGGAGAGATTGGGGTACTTTGCTATAGGCCACAACTATTTACAATCCGAACCAAAAAATTGTGCCAGTTGTTGCGGTTAAATCGTACTACATTCCTTAGTATTGTTCAATCAAATGTTGGAGATGGAACCATAATCATGAACAATCTTCTTCAG CATTTGAAAGATCAGAAGGACCCTATAATGGAAGGTGTCTTGAGAGAGACCGAAAACATGCTTGCTCGGGGTCGGTTGGACTTACCTCTGACTCTATGTTTTGCTGCAACTAGAGGAGATGATCTCTTGTTGAATCAGCTTCTTAGACGCGGTTTAGATCCTAATGAATCAGATAACAATGGGCGCACAGCACTG CATATAGCATCTTCTAAAGGAAGTGAGAACTGTGTTCTTCTCCTGCTAGATTATGGGGCAGATCCTAACAGCAAAG ATTCAGACGGTAGTGTTCCCTTGTGGGAAGCAATACTTGGGAAGCACAATGCGGTCATGAGGTTACTGATAGACAACGGTGCAAATCTCTCAGCCGGTGACATTGGCTTATTTGCATGCATATCTGCTGAGCAGAACAGCTTAGAGCTTCTCAAGAATATAGTTCGATACGGAGGCAATGTTACCATTCCGAGGAAGGATAGCACTACTGCTTTACACCTTGCGGTTTGCGAAGGGAATGTACAAGTGGTCAAGTTCTTATTAGAGCAAGGAGCCGACATCGATTGGCCAGACATCGACGGTTGGACTCCCCGGACTCTGGCAGATCAACAAGGCCATGACGAAATAAAAGCTCTATTCGAAGCAGAGAAATCAAGCAATAACTATGACTTCCCTGCAAGCAATTCATCTGCGGTCCACCACCGATTAGTCGGAAAGTTCAATAGCGAGCCTTCAATCCGGCATTCCTACTGTGATAACACACCTCAATCTGGAAATTTTTCTGCAATAAAAGACAATCACCTGCACAAGACCAACAACTTCCACAATTCTCTGTTCGGTATCATGTCAGCTGCACATTCTAATAACGATGGAGCTGCGCTCTCATCCATGATACCTTCGAGATATGCTAATGTTACTAGTGTTTACCATCGCAATCCTGCACGTATTGCTATTTGCTGTCCAGAAAGAAGTGATATTGCCACAAAACTAGTTCTGTTGCCTGGATCACTCAAAGAGTTACTCGAACTTGGTTCGAAAAAATTTGGTGTTATTCCTACCAAAGTTCTCTCAAAAGATAAAGCGGAGATTGATGATATAAATGTCATTAGAGATGGTGATGAACTTCTTCTGGTTACTGATGGATGGATCATGGATGACACAATGCAATGTCAATATGATGTAAGAACTTCTTAA
- the LOC120261642 gene encoding serine-threonine kinase receptor-associated protein-like: MEKKKLAVPLVCHGHSRPVVDLFYSPVTPDGFFLISASKDSSPMLRNGETGDWIGTFEGHKGAVWSCCLDRNALRAASGSADFTAKIWDALTGDEMHSFEHKHIVRACAFSEDTNLLLTGGFEKVLRIFDLHKPEAPPREVDKSPGSIRTVAWLQNDQAILSSCTDLGGVRLWDVRSGKIVQTLETKSPVTSAEVSQNGRYITTADGSTVKFWDANNFCLIKSYNMPFIVESASLEPKFGNKFVAGGEDMWVHVFCFNSGEEIACNKGHHGPVHCVRFSPGGESYVSGSEDGTIRIWQTGPATPDEGEMSNSNGHSANIKVNEVAAKVGALHIAKDGQVEEKAT; encoded by the exons atggagaagaagaagttggCGGTGCCTCTTGTCTGCCATGGCCACTCACGACCTGTAGTTGATTTGTTCTATAGCCCCGTCACCCCTGATGGGTTCTTTCTTATCAGCGCTAGCAAGG ATTCTAGTCCTATGCTTAGAAATGGTGAAACTGGAGATTGGATTGGAACATTTGAGGGGCATAAGGGAGCTGTGTGGAGTTGTTGCCTTGATAGAAATGCTTTGCGTGCTGCTTCAGGCTCAGCTGACTTTACAGC GAAAATATGGGATGCATTAACTGGGGATGAAATGCATTCTTTTGAACACAAGCACATAGTCCGGGCATGCGCCTTCTCTGAG GATACAAATCTATTGCTAACTGGGGGTTTTGAAAAAGTATTGCGTATATTTGATTTGCATAAACCAGAGGCACCCCCAAGAGAAGTTGATAAGTCACCTGGTTCAATAAGAACTGTGGCTTGGCTTCAGAATGACCAAGCAATATTGAGTTCTTGCACTGATCTTGGGGGTGTGAG ATTGTGGGATGTAAGAAGTGGAAAAATTGTCCAGACCCTTGAGACCAAATCACCTGTTACCAGCGCTGAAGTTAGTCAAAATGGTCGATACATCACAACTGCCGATGGTTCCACTGTCAAATTCTGGGATGCAAATAA CTTTTGTTTGATAAAGAGCTACAACATGCCATTCATTGTGGAGTCAGCTTCTCTTGAACCCAAGTTTGGTAATAAATTTGTTGCTGGAGGGGAAGACATGTGGGTTCATGTCTTTTGTTTCAATTCCGGTGAAGAAATCG CATGCAACAAGGGTCATCATGGACCTGTGCATTGTGTTAGATTTTCCCCGGGTGGAGAATCCTACGTGTCTGGTTCCGAGGATGGTACCATCAGAATATGGCAAACTGGTCCTGCAACTCCAGATGAGGGTGAGATGTCCAACTCAAATGGTCATTCAGCAAACATTAAGGTTAATGAAGTTGCTGCGAAAGTAGGGGCCCTCCACATTGCCAAGGATGGACAAGTTGAAGAAAAAGCAACTTAG